Part of the Bacillota bacterium genome is shown below.
CGGCAGCTAAAACAGCGCCGACATTTACAACGGAGTCAAAGACGTATACCATAACGTCAGACACAGTGATGAAAGAGACTGTAGCAGTCGGCGATAATGTCAGAATCAAACTGGCAGACGATAGCACAACAGCCAAGGAGATTGTCAAGGCTCTTGCTCCAAAATCAAGTTCAACTACCAGTGTGAATTCATAATTTCGCAATAAACATTAAGTTAAATCCCTGTACGGCTTTTGCAGTACAGGGATTTAGTATTTTTTACTTTTTATTTGGTTAAAATAGTGTAATAAAAAGCGACTTTTGATCAAGTATATGTTATACTGTTTGTGTTTTATATAAAAAATGAGTGGAGTTAAAAAATGGACTTAAAAAACATTGAATATGTTGTACCGTGCCTGTTTGGACTTGAAAGTACAGTTCGTGATGAACTTAAAGATATGGGAGAAGATGTTACTGAGGTTCGTGACGGCAGAGTTACCTTCAGGGGGGATCTTGCATCTCTTGCAAAAGCAAGCTTACGTCTTCGCTGCGGTGAGAGAATTTTGATCCGTCTTTCAACTTTTCAAGTATACAGTTTTGAGGATTTATATCAGGGAGTGAAGGCAATTCCTTGGGAAGACATAATTGGAAGCAAAGATGCTTTTCCAGTTACCGGTCACTGCCTTCGTTCACAATTGGCAAGCGTCCCGGATTGTCAGAAAATCATGAAGAAAGCAGTCGTAGATCGCCTTTCTGATGCATACGGATTAAAATGGTTTCCAGAGACAGGGATAAAATACGCATTATCGTTTTTAATTATGAAGGATTCCGCCGAAATAATGCTTGATACAAGCGGCGAGGGGCTGCATAAACGCGGATATCGGGAACAGGGAAGTGAGGCACCGTTAAAAGAAACATTAGCGGCAGCGATCGTTAAAACCAGCCGTTATCGCGGACGTGACGTGTTTGTTGACTTCATGTGCGGAAGCGGAACAATTCCAATAGAGGCTGCGATGATAGCTCAAAATATTGCGCCTGGCCTGCACAGAACGTTTGCATTTGAAGGGTTCAGTTTTTTTAAAAAAACTATTTTGCAGGATGAAAGACAGGCTGCCCTTGATTTAATTGAACATAAAGATATAAGAATCCTTGCAAGTGATATCGACCCAGAGATGACCAACCTGACAAAGCATAATGCCAGACTTGCAGGAGTTGATAAATATATAACTGTTTCAACTGCCGATATGCGCAACTTTTCTTCACAAGAGCAATACGGAACCATTGTATGCAATCCTCCTTACGGAGAAAGACTTATGGGGAAAGACGAAACCGCACAGTTATACAGAGATATGGGCCGTGTGACTTCGAAACTTCCTCAGTGGCGCTTTTATATAATCACGGCAGATGAATACTTTGAACGTTGCTTTGGCCGCCCAGCGGATAAAAAACGTAAATTATATAATGGAATGATAAAATGCGATTTATATCAATATTATAAAATAAAGTGATTTTCAAAGGGGTATGAAGGGGCATGAAACACGTATTTATTATAAACCCTGCGGCTGGCAAAAGAAATGCAGCGGAGTTTATAAAGGAGGAGGTCGGAAGACTGTTTCCAAGCAGCGGCAGTTATTCTATAGAGCTTACAAAAAAGCCGGGACACGCTGCCGAGATTGCTAAAAAGTATGCGGAAACGGGAGAACCGGTTCGCATTTATTCATGCGGCGGAGACGGAACGCTAAACGAAGTGCTCAACGGAATGTATCGGTATGAAAATGCAGAGCTGGCGGTTTTCCCAAGCGGTTCCGGAAATGACTTTATTAAGATGCTTGCAGGCAGGGCAGCAGTCAACCTGGAAAGTCTTGTACACGGCGTAGCTGAGAAAATTGATATTATCGAGTGTGAGGGTACAGCTGCAATAAACTGCGTTTCAGCAGGACTTGATGCCTCGGTCGCAAATGAAGTATCTAAATTCAAGCGGCTTCCTTTTATCAATGGCAGTACAGCTTACATACTTTCGGTATTAAGGTGCTTTTTATCACATATAGGCAGTAAACTTCAATTTGAACTTGACGGCGAGTTATATCCGCAGGATACATACCTGTTTGGCGTTGCTGCAAATGGGAGATATTACGGTGGAGGATTTATGCCGGCACCAAATGCTGACATGTATGACGGCATGCTCGATTTTGTCATGGTTAAAAAAGTTTCAAGGTTTCGCATGCTTACTATTATAGATGAATATAAAAAAGGCACTCACTTACACCATAACAATATCATATCGCTTGTAAGGTGCACTAGAGCGAGAATACTTTCAGATAAGCCTATTCAAATGAACCTTGATGGTGAAATAAGAACATTTCACAATCCTGAGATCCGTGTCCTGCCCTCAGCAGTCAGTATAATTAAGCCTTTGATACAGGCTAGCGTATTTGATGAGAGTAACGCTGTATTAGAGGGTAATTTTTAATAAATTGTTAAAATTAATACGTTTTTAAAAAAAGCCCCTTGATTTTTTATCCGGAGTGTTCTATTATAATAAAGCGGTTAGCACTCAAACACTTTGAGTGCTAAAATTTAAAAGTCAATATTTTATATAAAACAAAGGAGTGTTATGTATGAAACTCAAACCGCTTGCTGACAGGGTTGTCATCAAAATGATTGAAACTGAGGAGACTACTAAAAGCGGCATTATACTGGCTGCTTCGGCTAAAGAAAAGCCGCAGGTTGCAGAGGTAATAGCAGTAGGCCCCGGAACAAATGAAGTCACGATGCAGGTCTCGGTTGGCGATAAG
Proteins encoded:
- a CDS encoding class I SAM-dependent RNA methyltransferase, whose amino-acid sequence is MDLKNIEYVVPCLFGLESTVRDELKDMGEDVTEVRDGRVTFRGDLASLAKASLRLRCGERILIRLSTFQVYSFEDLYQGVKAIPWEDIIGSKDAFPVTGHCLRSQLASVPDCQKIMKKAVVDRLSDAYGLKWFPETGIKYALSFLIMKDSAEIMLDTSGEGLHKRGYREQGSEAPLKETLAAAIVKTSRYRGRDVFVDFMCGSGTIPIEAAMIAQNIAPGLHRTFAFEGFSFFKKTILQDERQAALDLIEHKDIRILASDIDPEMTNLTKHNARLAGVDKYITVSTADMRNFSSQEQYGTIVCNPPYGERLMGKDETAQLYRDMGRVTSKLPQWRFYIITADEYFERCFGRPADKKRKLYNGMIKCDLYQYYKIK
- a CDS encoding diacylglycerol kinase family lipid kinase; the encoded protein is MKHVFIINPAAGKRNAAEFIKEEVGRLFPSSGSYSIELTKKPGHAAEIAKKYAETGEPVRIYSCGGDGTLNEVLNGMYRYENAELAVFPSGSGNDFIKMLAGRAAVNLESLVHGVAEKIDIIECEGTAAINCVSAGLDASVANEVSKFKRLPFINGSTAYILSVLRCFLSHIGSKLQFELDGELYPQDTYLFGVAANGRYYGGGFMPAPNADMYDGMLDFVMVKKVSRFRMLTIIDEYKKGTHLHHNNIISLVRCTRARILSDKPIQMNLDGEIRTFHNPEIRVLPSAVSIIKPLIQASVFDESNAVLEGNF
- a CDS encoding co-chaperone GroES, with translation MKLKPLADRVVIKMIETEETTKSGIILAASAKEKPQVAEVIAVGPGTNEVTMQVSVGDKVITSKYSGTEVKVDDVEYIVVKQGDILAVVE